The following proteins come from a genomic window of Pyxidicoccus sp. MSG2:
- a CDS encoding lytic transglycosylase domain-containing protein gives MASKRARSGGGGFGIPGWAWLVPCALVPVVLLNVGISWLGGTTVSPLSFSFLEAKAGALRAYAEHRPSCLLEGHAELEPLIDAAERRHRLPPGLLRALVQVESETRVHRISPAGAMGPGQLMPTTASMLGVEDPFDPAPAIDASARYLAEQLRRFGDVRLAVAAYNAGPGAVNGRVPRNGETEYYVPKVLAAWKHTRPATPAVAARTVPKAPAPVTARVSARPAVKPAPVTRQAAQTATKPAPTAKPAPAVRPVARAKPAAKAPASADVQAKPGVTASARRG, from the coding sequence GTGGCAAGCAAGCGGGCCAGGAGCGGCGGCGGCGGGTTCGGCATCCCCGGGTGGGCCTGGCTGGTGCCGTGCGCGCTCGTGCCGGTGGTGCTGCTCAACGTGGGCATCTCCTGGCTGGGCGGGACGACGGTGTCCCCGCTGTCGTTCTCCTTCCTGGAGGCCAAGGCCGGGGCGCTGCGCGCGTACGCGGAGCACCGGCCCTCGTGCCTGCTGGAGGGGCATGCGGAGCTCGAGCCCCTCATCGACGCCGCCGAGCGCCGGCACCGGCTGCCTCCGGGGCTCTTGCGAGCGCTGGTGCAGGTGGAGTCGGAGACGCGCGTGCACCGGATTTCCCCGGCGGGTGCCATGGGCCCCGGGCAGCTCATGCCGACGACGGCGTCCATGCTGGGCGTGGAGGACCCGTTCGACCCGGCGCCCGCCATCGACGCGAGCGCGCGCTACCTGGCCGAGCAGCTCCGGCGTTTCGGGGACGTGCGGCTCGCGGTGGCCGCGTACAACGCGGGCCCGGGCGCGGTGAATGGCCGCGTGCCTCGCAACGGCGAGACGGAGTACTACGTGCCCAAGGTGCTCGCGGCCTGGAAGCACACGCGGCCGGCCACGCCCGCCGTGGCGGCGCGGACGGTACCGAAAGCGCCCGCTCCCGTGACGGCGCGCGTGAGTGCCCGGCCGGCGGTAAAGCCCGCCCCCGTCACGAGGCAGGCGGCGCAGACCGCGACGAAGCCCGCGCCGACGGCGAAGCCCGCTCCGGCCGTGAGGCCCGTCGCCCGTGCGAAGCCCGCCGCGAAGGCTCCTGCGTCCGCGGACGTGCAGGCAAAGCCGGGCGTCACCGCGAGCGCGCGGCGCGGCTGA
- a CDS encoding Tox-REase-5 domain-containing protein: MASPADLAVRAVAQGVVRRDAFEELLVAAGLDSTATLPLREDVSPREAARVLATLLSRPVTLGNFPPRLAASHLLREVLAGGEVSREELLRRVEGFANVAVLRPDGYLAWARSGRTQQRVGPVQWNDGSFRAGPFELGRFYSGKGGAFRLLDDRLRDAGGGALAEVYDDADYLGRSLDGAEEAFVELAAALGQLLTYPTDSVLALRSLPAGLAALVASSPEYLERFRHMTRGEQVKALSKLTTNLIATWGAASGVTRTVTGALRGVEASVPVLSLSAEGVLVMERVSVPVGQAATVLGGGPGAAIILQKARTGSQASPPADGPGRWESAHESMSQASREYQAQVTGAPEGLAYNVRGVKFDGYTNGVLLETKGPGYAKFLKNGSFRSWFRGADGMLQQAERQFKAAMGTPIEWHFAEREVADAVRAMLRESELGDIQVVVSPVR, encoded by the coding sequence ATGGCGAGCCCCGCGGACCTGGCCGTGCGAGCCGTCGCGCAGGGGGTGGTGCGGCGCGACGCCTTCGAGGAACTGCTGGTCGCCGCCGGGCTGGACAGTACGGCCACGCTGCCACTTCGCGAGGATGTGTCACCGCGCGAGGCCGCGCGGGTGCTCGCAACGCTGCTGTCGAGGCCCGTGACGCTGGGCAACTTTCCGCCCCGACTTGCCGCGAGCCATCTGCTGCGCGAGGTGCTGGCGGGCGGCGAGGTGTCTCGGGAGGAGCTGCTGCGAAGGGTGGAGGGCTTCGCCAACGTGGCAGTGCTGCGGCCGGATGGGTACCTGGCCTGGGCTCGCAGCGGGCGCACGCAGCAGCGCGTGGGGCCGGTGCAGTGGAATGACGGTTCCTTCCGCGCGGGCCCCTTCGAGCTGGGGCGCTTCTACTCGGGGAAGGGTGGGGCGTTCCGACTGCTGGACGACCGGCTGAGGGACGCGGGCGGAGGTGCGCTGGCTGAGGTGTACGACGACGCCGACTACCTGGGGCGCTCACTGGATGGCGCGGAAGAGGCGTTCGTCGAGCTGGCCGCGGCGCTGGGGCAGTTGCTGACGTACCCGACGGACAGTGTCCTGGCGCTTCGGAGCCTGCCGGCGGGGCTCGCGGCCCTGGTGGCTTCGTCACCGGAGTACCTGGAGCGCTTCCGTCACATGACGCGCGGTGAGCAGGTGAAGGCGCTCTCGAAGCTGACCACCAACCTCATCGCAACGTGGGGCGCTGCTTCTGGTGTGACACGCACGGTGACGGGAGCGCTGCGTGGCGTGGAGGCCAGCGTGCCGGTGCTGTCGCTGTCCGCCGAGGGCGTGCTGGTGATGGAGCGGGTCTCGGTACCGGTGGGCCAGGCGGCCACGGTGCTGGGAGGCGGGCCCGGCGCGGCCATCATTCTCCAGAAGGCGCGCACTGGAAGCCAGGCTTCGCCGCCTGCTGATGGTCCGGGGAGGTGGGAGTCCGCGCACGAGAGCATGAGCCAAGCCTCGCGTGAGTATCAGGCCCAGGTTACCGGTGCCCCCGAAGGACTGGCCTACAACGTCCGGGGCGTGAAGTTTGATGGCTACACGAACGGCGTGCTGTTGGAGACCAAGGGACCGGGCTACGCAAAGTTCCTCAAGAATGGGAGTTTCAGGTCATGGTTCCGAGGTGCGGACGGAATGCTTCAGCAGGCGGAACGCCAGTTCAAGGCAGCCATGGGGACGCCCATCGAGTGGCACTTCGCCGAGCGTGAGGTCGCTGATGCCGTCAGAGCCATGCTTCGTGAGAGCGAGCTCGGAGACATCCAGGTGGTCGTCTCGCCAGTCCGCTAA
- a CDS encoding TetR/AcrR family transcriptional regulator produces MATRAGPRSEGGDTSAGVGSRPGRPGGRREAHRRERTKELEDAALKLFVERGLDAVTIDDITQAAGVAKGTFYRYFDDKAALVDALLAPVRGELLAGMEACGRSLAQARDVEAMFDAYRAVAAVIVGALLQYPGVVRLYLQESRGPAVGARTQVAELSRLVARHAVDITQKAHTHGLLRPIRPAVSGLAVVGAVERLLLAVLSEEDIGNPLELPDALTALVLDGLRLPPGVNKPGRRKLDGGPKRP; encoded by the coding sequence ATGGCGACCAGAGCGGGCCCACGAAGCGAGGGAGGGGACACCTCCGCGGGGGTGGGAAGCAGGCCCGGGCGTCCGGGCGGGCGGCGGGAAGCCCACCGGCGCGAGCGGACGAAGGAACTGGAGGACGCGGCGCTGAAGCTCTTCGTGGAGCGGGGGCTGGACGCGGTCACCATCGACGACATCACCCAGGCGGCCGGGGTGGCCAAGGGGACGTTCTACCGGTACTTCGACGACAAGGCCGCCCTGGTGGACGCGCTGCTGGCGCCGGTGCGCGGCGAGCTGCTCGCGGGGATGGAGGCGTGCGGCCGCTCCCTCGCGCAGGCGCGCGACGTGGAGGCCATGTTCGACGCCTACCGCGCGGTGGCGGCCGTCATCGTCGGTGCGCTCCTCCAGTACCCGGGCGTGGTGCGGCTGTACCTCCAGGAGAGCCGCGGGCCGGCGGTGGGCGCGCGCACCCAGGTGGCCGAGTTGTCCCGGCTGGTGGCCCGACACGCGGTGGACATCACGCAGAAGGCTCACACGCACGGGCTGCTCAGGCCCATCCGCCCGGCGGTGAGCGGACTCGCGGTGGTGGGCGCGGTGGAGCGGCTGCTGCTGGCGGTGCTGAGCGAGGAGGACATCGGCAACCCGCTGGAGCTGCCGGACGCGCTGACGGCGCTGGTGCTGGACGGGCTGCGGCTGCCTCCCGGAGTCAACAAGCCCGGGCGCCGGAAGCTGGACGGAGGCCCCAAGCGCCCTTAA